A genome region from Neoarius graeffei isolate fNeoGra1 chromosome 21, fNeoGra1.pri, whole genome shotgun sequence includes the following:
- the phlda1 gene encoding pleckstrin homology-like domain family A member 1 codes for MQQQQQQGARVLKEGVLEKRSDGLLQMWKRKHCTLTEEAVLLHAPKHAHAHPAGKGKELHFSRVKTVDCVERKGKHGYFTVVMADGKEIDFRCRADEGWSAEITLQMVQYKNRQAVLAVRSTRHKHQRLVISKPETEVPAGESRAHSG; via the coding sequence atgcagcagcagcagcagcagggagCGCGCGTGCTGAAGGAGGGCGTGCTGGAGAAGCGCAGTGACGGGCTGCTGCAGATGTGGAAGCGGAAACACTGCACGCTCACGGAGGAAGCCGTGCTGCTGCACGCGCCAAAGCACGCGCACGCGCACCCGGCGGGAAAGGGCAAGGAGCTGCACTTCTCGCGCGTGAAGACAGTGGACTGCGTGGAGCGGAAGGGCAAGCACGGGTACTTCACCGTGGTGATGGCGGACGGGAAGGAAATCGACTTCCGGTGCCGGGCGGATGAGGGCTGGAGCGCGGAGATCACTCTGCAGATGGTGCAGTACAAAAACCGGCAGGCCGTGCTCGCGGTGCGCTCCACGCGCCACAAACACCAGCGGCTCGTCATCAGCAAACCGGAAACGGAGGTCCCGGCGGGGGAGAGCCGCGCGCACAGCG